One genomic window of Streptomyces sp. NBC_01498 includes the following:
- a CDS encoding right-handed parallel beta-helix repeat-containing protein, with protein sequence MAQGTVQVTHTGTSRWRRRTGEYASLAAALEAAGDGDILTVAPGTYRENLVVTRAVTLRGPEGSSGSVRIAPPDGVPLTVRASATVHDLHIEGQDSTAPALLLEDGTPELTDLRIVTRSAAGIEVRGAARPTVRRCTVDNPAGVGVAVLDGGGGVFEDCEVVAAGQSGVSVRGGAHPRLERCRIHHASGGGLTVTGEGSGVEAVGCEVYEIKGTGVQIAARAAAHLTDSSVHRTSADGITLDTDAVLTLSDCDIHDIPENAVDLRSRSVLTLTRSTVRRFGRNGLSVWDPGTRVDANQCEIHDSTGDYPAVWVSDGATVVLDSCRVHDVPDALFVLDRGSRADVVDSDLSQVRNTAVSVSDGATAQLDDCRIREASTGAWFRDHGSGGTLNSCTIDNVQTGVIVTKGADPTIERCAITSPAEAGFYVSAEGRGTFHDCRVTGSGGYGFHVMDGCRTTLTRCRTERCARGGYEFPDGAAPGGEGGGAGPTVEDCTSDESGALAAVAQPAAVRTATQTAGVPGSVPAQSPAAEPETPPDTPVRDSGTVLGELDTLVGLESVKREVRALTNMIEVGRRRQQAGLKAASARRHLVFTGSPGTGKTTVARLYGEILASLGVLERGHLVEVSRVDLVGEHIGSTAIRTQEAFDRARGGVLFIDEAYALSPEDSGRDFGREAIDTLVKLMEDHREAVVVIVAGYTVEMERFLAVNPGVASRFSRTITFSDYDPDELLRIVEQQAEEHEYRLGEGTAEALLKYFSVLPKGPAFGNGRTARQTFESMVEQHASRVAQLPETSTDDLTLLYADDLPELP encoded by the coding sequence ATGGCACAGGGCACGGTCCAGGTGACGCACACCGGCACCTCGCGTTGGCGCCGCCGTACCGGCGAGTACGCCTCTCTCGCCGCGGCCCTGGAGGCCGCGGGCGACGGCGACATACTCACGGTCGCCCCGGGCACCTACCGGGAGAATCTCGTGGTCACGCGCGCCGTCACGCTGCGCGGTCCCGAGGGCTCGTCGGGCTCGGTGCGGATCGCTCCGCCGGACGGCGTGCCGCTCACCGTGCGTGCCTCGGCGACCGTCCACGACCTGCACATAGAGGGCCAGGACAGCACCGCGCCCGCGCTGCTGCTGGAGGACGGCACCCCGGAGCTGACGGATCTGCGGATCGTGACGCGCTCGGCGGCCGGGATCGAGGTGCGCGGCGCCGCGCGGCCCACCGTCCGCCGCTGCACCGTCGACAACCCGGCCGGGGTCGGGGTGGCCGTACTCGACGGCGGCGGCGGGGTGTTCGAGGACTGCGAGGTCGTGGCGGCCGGGCAGTCGGGGGTCTCCGTACGCGGCGGGGCGCACCCCCGGCTGGAGCGCTGCCGTATCCACCACGCGTCCGGGGGCGGGCTGACCGTCACCGGCGAGGGCAGCGGGGTGGAGGCCGTCGGCTGCGAGGTGTACGAGATCAAGGGCACCGGTGTGCAGATCGCCGCGCGCGCGGCGGCCCATCTCACCGACTCCAGCGTGCACCGCACGTCCGCCGACGGCATCACCCTCGACACGGACGCGGTGCTGACGCTCTCGGACTGCGACATCCACGACATCCCGGAGAACGCGGTGGATCTGCGTTCCCGCTCGGTGCTGACGCTGACCCGTTCCACGGTGCGGCGGTTCGGCCGCAACGGTCTCTCGGTGTGGGACCCGGGGACGCGGGTGGACGCCAACCAGTGCGAGATCCACGACAGTACGGGCGACTACCCGGCGGTGTGGGTGAGTGACGGGGCGACAGTGGTCCTCGACTCGTGCCGGGTGCACGACGTGCCGGACGCGCTGTTCGTCCTCGACCGGGGCTCGCGCGCCGATGTCGTGGACAGCGACCTGTCCCAGGTGCGCAACACGGCCGTGTCGGTGAGCGACGGCGCGACGGCGCAGCTCGACGACTGCCGGATCAGGGAGGCATCGACCGGGGCCTGGTTCCGGGACCACGGCAGCGGCGGCACACTCAACTCCTGCACCATCGACAATGTGCAGACCGGTGTCATCGTCACCAAGGGCGCGGATCCCACCATCGAGCGGTGCGCGATCACCTCGCCCGCCGAGGCCGGTTTCTACGTCTCCGCCGAGGGGCGCGGCACGTTCCACGACTGCCGTGTGACGGGCAGCGGCGGGTACGGGTTCCATGTCATGGACGGCTGCCGTACGACGCTGACGCGCTGCCGTACCGAGCGCTGCGCACGGGGCGGTTACGAGTTCCCGGACGGCGCCGCACCGGGTGGGGAGGGCGGCGGGGCGGGTCCGACGGTGGAGGACTGCACCAGCGACGAGAGCGGGGCGCTGGCCGCCGTGGCGCAGCCGGCGGCCGTGCGGACCGCCACCCAGACGGCCGGGGTGCCGGGTTCGGTCCCGGCGCAGAGCCCGGCGGCTGAGCCGGAGACACCGCCGGACACCCCGGTCCGCGACTCGGGCACGGTCCTCGGTGAACTCGACACGCTGGTGGGACTGGAGAGCGTCAAGCGGGAGGTCCGCGCGCTCACCAACATGATCGAGGTCGGCCGCCGCCGGCAGCAGGCCGGGCTCAAGGCCGCCTCCGCCCGCCGCCACCTGGTCTTCACCGGCTCCCCCGGCACCGGCAAGACGACGGTGGCCCGGCTGTACGGCGAGATCCTGGCCTCCCTCGGGGTGCTGGAGCGCGGTCATCTGGTGGAGGTCTCCCGGGTGGATCTGGTGGGTGAGCACATCGGCTCCACCGCGATCCGCACCCAGGAGGCGTTCGACCGGGCCCGTGGCGGTGTGCTCTTCATCGACGAGGCGTACGCGCTGTCGCCCGAGGACTCGGGGCGCGACTTCGGGCGCGAGGCGATCGACACACTGGTGAAGCTGATGGAGGACCACCGGGAGGCGGTGGTGGTGATCGTCGCCGGGTACACCGTGGAGATGGAGCGGTTCCTCGCGGTCAACCCCGGTGTGGCGTCGCGTTTCTCACGGACCATCACCTTCAGCGACTACGACCCGGACGAACTGCTGCGGATCGTGGAGCAGCAGGCCGAGGAGCACGAGTACCGGCTGGGCGAGGGCACGGCCGAGGCGCTGCTCAAGTACTTCTCCGTACTGCCCAAGGGACCGGCCTTCGGCAACGGCCGTACGGCGCGCCAGACGTTCGAGTCGATGGTGGAGCAACACGCGAGCCGGGTCGCCCAGTTGCCGGAGACCAGCACGGACGACCTGACTCTGCTCTACGCGGACGATCTGCCCGAACTGCCCTGA
- a CDS encoding Rv1733c family protein — protein MRAVVGLRRWRDNPLRRTTDLVEAWVALVALVLTLLGVPAVGWVSGALADEALRRTIRAQQEDRQRTEAVVVRRSTSPTRMAQDPEASSERDVGRPVVAGWTAPDGGRRTGLVRSASPQLRAGDTFTVWTDRSGRIAPRPTDPATARTHAVLAGLGLAAVFGALVEAGRRLVVWRLHRLRYARLDLAWAQVGPDWGRTGAGS, from the coding sequence ATGCGAGCGGTCGTGGGACTCCGGCGCTGGCGGGACAACCCGCTGCGCAGAACGACGGATCTCGTCGAGGCGTGGGTCGCGCTCGTCGCCCTGGTCCTGACGCTCCTCGGTGTACCGGCCGTCGGCTGGGTGTCGGGCGCGCTGGCCGACGAGGCGCTGCGGCGCACCATCCGCGCCCAGCAGGAGGACCGGCAGCGTACGGAGGCGGTGGTGGTCCGCCGGTCCACGTCACCGACGCGGATGGCGCAGGACCCGGAGGCGTCGAGCGAGCGTGACGTCGGCAGGCCGGTGGTCGCCGGATGGACCGCGCCGGACGGCGGCCGGCGTACCGGACTGGTCCGCTCCGCCTCGCCGCAGCTGCGGGCGGGCGACACCTTCACGGTCTGGACCGACCGTTCCGGGCGGATCGCCCCGCGCCCGACGGACCCCGCCACCGCCCGTACGCACGCCGTGCTCGCCGGGCTCGGGCTCGCCGCCGTCTTCGGCGCGCTGGTGGAGGCGGGACGGCGGCTGGTGGTGTGGAGACTCCACCGGCTCCGGTACGCGCGGCTCGATCTGGCGTGGGCGCAGGTCGGCCCCGACTGGGGCCGTACGGGCGCGGGCAGTTGA
- a CDS encoding MOSC domain-containing protein — translation MPQPSSPVLHSLRVHPVKSVGGFTADSAFVEPWGLAGDRRWALVDMSDRAVTQREQPRLALARAVSSPDGGIVVRAPGREPLEVARPSGDGSSTDAAGAGVDRPRPALPGDGVVVNLFGTKVDAVLADTRAGDWFSRHLGVEVRLIHLGDPAHARPADPRYARAGETVSLADSNPLLVVSLSSLDALNSLVAQGDHAYEGPLPMNRFRPNLVVAGTAPWAEDAWRRITVGEVTFRVTKPCARCVITTVDQETGRRGKEPLRALARHRRFDGKLLFGQHLTPENTGTVRVGDPVTIVTGTLDTDRS, via the coding sequence ATGCCGCAGCCGTCCTCGCCCGTCCTGCACTCCCTGCGCGTACATCCGGTGAAATCGGTGGGAGGTTTCACGGCCGACAGCGCGTTCGTGGAGCCCTGGGGTCTGGCGGGCGACCGCCGGTGGGCGCTGGTGGACATGTCGGACCGCGCGGTCACCCAGCGCGAACAGCCGCGGCTCGCGCTGGCCCGCGCCGTGTCGTCGCCGGACGGCGGGATCGTGGTGCGCGCGCCCGGCCGGGAGCCGCTGGAGGTGGCCCGCCCGTCGGGTGACGGGTCGTCAACCGACGCCGCCGGTGCGGGTGTTGACCGTCCCCGGCCGGCGCTGCCCGGTGACGGCGTCGTGGTGAACCTGTTCGGGACGAAGGTCGACGCCGTGCTCGCCGACACGCGCGCCGGTGACTGGTTCAGCCGCCACCTCGGGGTGGAGGTCCGGCTGATTCATCTGGGGGACCCGGCCCACGCCCGGCCGGCGGATCCGCGGTACGCGCGCGCCGGGGAGACGGTCAGCCTCGCCGACAGCAATCCGCTCCTCGTCGTCTCCCTCTCCTCGCTCGACGCTCTCAACTCCCTGGTGGCGCAAGGCGATCACGCCTACGAGGGCCCGCTGCCGATGAACCGTTTCCGTCCGAATCTCGTCGTCGCGGGCACCGCCCCCTGGGCCGAGGACGCGTGGCGCCGGATCACGGTCGGCGAGGTCACCTTCCGGGTCACCAAGCCGTGCGCGCGGTGCGTGATCACCACGGTCGACCAGGAGACGGGGCGGCGCGGCAAGGAACCCCTGCGGGCGCTCGCCCGGCATCGCCGATTCGACGGAAAGCTGCTCTTCGGGCAGCATTTGACGCCCGAGAACACCGGCACGGTCCGGGTGGGAGACCCGGTGACGATCGTCACCGGGACCCTGGACACCGACCGGTCCTGA
- a CDS encoding DUF6643 family protein, protein MTSPRSTYGGGYYTAPSFPDTPIYDSLVAERGTPQIAPIRVPSAYDTGNTGYQSNSYLPALPSALPALPAAPSQPTPSYGGYQPQPAQHPVPLQQAPAPYIPQQAPAPRGGYQGGQPYQPPQQQQQPPRPQQPRPPQQQRPGSPTGYEAMRPASPRPAPTPAPYDDPYNRPYQSRGY, encoded by the coding sequence ATGACCTCCCCCCGCTCGACCTACGGCGGCGGTTACTACACCGCGCCGTCGTTCCCGGACACCCCGATCTACGACTCCCTGGTCGCGGAGCGGGGCACGCCTCAGATCGCCCCGATCCGAGTGCCCTCCGCCTACGACACCGGCAACACCGGCTACCAGAGCAACAGCTATCTGCCGGCGCTGCCTTCGGCGCTTCCCGCCCTCCCGGCGGCCCCCTCCCAGCCCACGCCCTCCTACGGCGGGTACCAGCCGCAGCCGGCGCAGCATCCCGTGCCGCTCCAGCAGGCCCCGGCGCCCTACATCCCGCAGCAGGCGCCCGCGCCCCGCGGCGGCTACCAGGGCGGGCAGCCCTACCAGCCGCCCCAGCAGCAACAGCAGCCGCCGCGTCCCCAGCAGCCCCGTCCGCCGCAGCAGCAGCGACCGGGATCGCCCACGGGGTACGAGGCGATGCGCCCCGCGTCCCCGCGTCCGGCCCCCACGCCGGCGCCGTACGACGACCCGTACAACCGCCCCTACCAGAGCCGGGGTTACTGA
- a CDS encoding TerD family protein codes for MSMLKGANVAVAAPSVRVELGWRSAPGTPDVDASALLLKAGKVRSDADFVFYNQPSHASGAVRHDGKGTGPGGVTDTVSVDLTRVEADIERIVVAASADGGPFGRVPGLYVRVLDAATGAEIARYDSQDATVETAFVLGELYRRQGAWKFRSVGQGYSSGLEGLATDFGISVDEPQQTARPAPVAPAPPAYTPPAPPAAPAPSAAAAPVRLSKVTLTKEAPTVSLSKQGGNSGEMRVNLSWQVRKQFKGWGAKLGRAVAMHGDLDLDLCALYELTDGRKGVVQALGNAFGALHQPPFIHLDGDDRTGGSANGENLSINLDHKHQLRRVVIFVTIYEGARSFADLDATVTLQPRNGAAIDFSLGECTVPSTVCALALITNTGSDLLVQREARFLVPERGVSPQRTIDYAYGWGMNWTPGRK; via the coding sequence ATGTCCATGCTTAAGGGAGCCAATGTTGCGGTGGCGGCACCGAGTGTGCGCGTCGAATTGGGCTGGCGTTCGGCGCCCGGCACACCGGACGTCGACGCCTCCGCGCTTCTGCTGAAGGCCGGGAAGGTCCGCTCCGACGCGGACTTCGTCTTCTACAACCAGCCCTCCCACGCGTCCGGCGCCGTCCGCCACGACGGCAAGGGCACAGGTCCCGGCGGGGTGACCGACACCGTCTCCGTCGATCTGACCCGGGTGGAGGCCGACATCGAGCGGATCGTCGTGGCCGCCTCGGCGGACGGCGGCCCCTTCGGCCGGGTGCCGGGTCTCTACGTACGGGTGCTCGACGCGGCGACCGGCGCCGAGATCGCCCGCTACGACAGCCAGGACGCGACCGTCGAGACGGCGTTCGTGCTCGGCGAGCTCTACCGGCGCCAGGGCGCCTGGAAGTTCCGCTCCGTCGGCCAGGGGTACAGCAGCGGACTGGAGGGCCTGGCAACGGACTTCGGCATCAGCGTCGACGAGCCGCAGCAGACCGCCCGGCCCGCGCCCGTCGCCCCCGCGCCGCCCGCGTACACACCCCCGGCCCCGCCCGCCGCTCCCGCGCCCTCCGCCGCCGCGGCCCCGGTACGGCTCAGCAAGGTCACGCTGACCAAGGAGGCGCCGACCGTCTCCCTGTCCAAGCAGGGCGGCAACTCCGGTGAGATGCGCGTCAATCTGAGCTGGCAGGTGCGCAAGCAGTTCAAGGGCTGGGGCGCCAAGCTCGGCCGGGCCGTCGCCATGCACGGCGACCTCGACCTCGACCTGTGCGCGCTCTACGAACTGACCGACGGGCGCAAAGGCGTCGTCCAGGCACTCGGCAACGCCTTCGGCGCGCTTCACCAGCCGCCGTTCATCCACCTCGACGGCGACGACCGCACGGGAGGGTCGGCCAACGGCGAGAACCTCAGCATCAACCTCGACCACAAGCACCAATTGCGCCGTGTCGTCATCTTCGTGACGATCTACGAAGGCGCGCGCAGTTTCGCCGATCTCGACGCGACCGTCACCCTCCAGCCCCGGAACGGCGCCGCGATCGACTTCTCACTCGGCGAGTGCACCGTTCCCTCCACGGTCTGCGCGCTCGCATTGATCACCAATACCGGATCCGATCTCCTCGTCCAGCGCGAAGCGCGTTTTCTCGTACCGGAACGCGGAGTCAGCCCGCAGCGCACCATCGACTACGCGTACGGCTGGGGCATGAACTGGACACCCGGCCGAAAGTGA
- a CDS encoding glycosyltransferase: MSAIAWIAAASLAAWGFLLLGQGFFWRTDQRLPPRAVPEVWPSVAVVVPARDEASMLPVSLPSLLAQDYPGRAEVFLVDDSSTDGTGAVARELADRYGGLPLTVVSAPEPAPGWTGKLWAMRHGITLAREGEPDYLLLTDADIAHEPDSLRELVAAAGTNGLDLVSQMARLRVVTVWERLIVPAFVYFFAQLYPFRRVNRPGSRTAAAAGGCVLLRTEAAERARIPDSIRGSVIDDVSLARAVRGAGGRIWLGLAERVDSVRPYPSLRDLWRMVARCAYAQLLHNPLLLAGTVAGLSVIYLAPPAGVCAALAGGDTAAGLLGGGAWAVMAGTYVPVLRYYRESLWLAPLLPFVALLYLLMTVDSAVSHYRGRGAAWKGRTYARPEAAPEP; encoded by the coding sequence ATGAGCGCCATCGCCTGGATCGCCGCGGCCTCGCTGGCCGCCTGGGGCTTTCTGTTGCTGGGTCAGGGGTTCTTCTGGCGTACGGATCAGCGGCTGCCGCCGCGCGCGGTCCCCGAGGTGTGGCCGTCGGTGGCGGTGGTCGTGCCCGCGCGGGACGAGGCGTCGATGCTGCCGGTGAGTCTGCCGTCGCTGCTGGCGCAGGACTATCCGGGGCGGGCGGAGGTCTTCCTGGTCGACGACTCCAGCACCGACGGTACGGGCGCGGTGGCCCGGGAACTGGCCGACCGGTACGGCGGTCTGCCGCTGACGGTGGTCTCCGCGCCGGAGCCGGCGCCGGGCTGGACGGGCAAGCTGTGGGCGATGCGGCACGGCATCACGCTGGCGCGGGAGGGGGAGCCGGACTATCTCCTCCTTACGGATGCCGACATCGCGCACGAGCCGGACAGTCTGCGCGAGCTGGTAGCCGCCGCCGGGACCAACGGGCTGGACCTGGTCTCCCAGATGGCCCGCCTGCGGGTGGTGACGGTCTGGGAGCGGCTGATCGTGCCCGCGTTCGTCTACTTCTTCGCGCAGTTGTATCCGTTCCGCCGGGTCAACCGGCCGGGGTCGCGTACGGCCGCCGCCGCCGGAGGCTGTGTGCTGCTGCGGACGGAGGCGGCCGAGCGGGCGCGGATCCCCGACTCGATCCGGGGGTCCGTGATCGACGACGTGTCGCTGGCGCGTGCGGTACGCGGGGCCGGGGGCCGGATCTGGCTCGGTCTGGCCGAGCGGGTGGACAGTGTGCGGCCGTATCCGTCGCTGCGGGATCTGTGGCGGATGGTGGCGCGGTGCGCGTACGCCCAACTCCTGCACAACCCGCTGCTGCTGGCCGGTACGGTGGCCGGCCTCTCCGTCATCTATCTGGCGCCGCCCGCGGGCGTGTGCGCGGCTCTGGCGGGCGGTGACACGGCGGCCGGTCTGCTGGGGGGCGGCGCGTGGGCGGTGATGGCCGGGACGTACGTACCGGTGCTGCGGTACTACCGGGAGTCGCTGTGGCTCGCTCCCCTGCTGCCGTTCGTCGCCCTGCTCTATCTGCTGATGACGGTCGATTCGGCCGTGTCGCACTATCGGGGTCGCGGTGCGGCCTGGAAGGGGCGTACGTACGCCCGTCCCGAGGCCGCACCGGAGCCCTGA
- a CDS encoding glutamate racemase: MKIALMDSGIGLLAAAAALRRLRPDAGLVLSSDPGGMPWGPRTPDDVTARALTVARAAAAHRPDALIVACNTASVHALTALRAALEPGVPVVGTVPAIKPAAAGGGPVAIWATPATTGSPYQRGLIRTFAATVDVTEVPCPGLADAIDRGDEAAVARAVADAAARTPRAARTVVLGCTHYELVGERIRAALREPGLPEVTLHGSAGAVVAQALRRLGDPPAAPADAEPGGLTVLLGGRPSALPDAALTYAEGRLLAGVTHAYQAGSAT, from the coding sequence GTGAAGATCGCGCTGATGGACTCCGGTATCGGACTGCTCGCCGCTGCCGCCGCCCTCCGCCGGCTCCGGCCGGACGCCGGTCTCGTGCTCTCCTCCGACCCCGGCGGAATGCCCTGGGGACCCCGGACCCCCGACGACGTCACCGCCCGCGCGCTCACGGTGGCCCGTGCCGCCGCCGCGCACCGGCCCGACGCGCTGATCGTCGCCTGCAACACCGCCTCGGTACACGCCCTGACCGCGCTGCGCGCCGCCCTGGAGCCCGGTGTCCCCGTCGTCGGCACCGTCCCCGCGATCAAACCGGCGGCGGCCGGCGGCGGACCCGTCGCGATCTGGGCCACCCCGGCCACCACCGGCAGCCCCTACCAGCGCGGCCTCATCCGTACCTTCGCCGCCACCGTCGACGTCACCGAGGTGCCGTGCCCCGGCCTCGCGGACGCCATCGATCGCGGCGACGAGGCGGCCGTCGCCCGCGCCGTCGCCGACGCTGCGGCCCGCACTCCCCGCGCGGCGAGGACCGTCGTCCTGGGCTGCACCCACTACGAACTGGTCGGCGAGCGCATCCGGGCGGCCCTGCGGGAGCCCGGTCTGCCGGAGGTCACCCTGCACGGCTCGGCCGGCGCCGTCGTCGCGCAGGCACTGCGCCGCCTCGGCGACCCCCCGGCGGCCCCGGCGGACGCCGAGCCGGGCGGGCTGACCGTCCTGCTCGGCGGCCGGCCGTCGGCGCTGCCGGACGCGGCCCTGACATACGCGGAGGGCCGCCTGCTCGCGGGCGTCACCCACGCGTACCAGGCCGGGTCCGCGACGTAG
- the lnt gene encoding apolipoprotein N-acyltransferase, with amino-acid sequence MSTTITPVEPAEPLPAPGGRRWPRRFLRPGAATLSGLLLFASFPPRPLWWLALPGFALLGWTLRGRRPRAGFGLGFLVGLGFLLPLLKWTGEEVGPLPWIALAAVSALFVGAVGTGIAAVSRLPAWPVLAAAVWVLGEAARARFPFGGFPWGKIAFGQADGMFLPLAAVGGTPVLGFAVVLCGFGLYETVRQVLAHRERRTAASTGGAARPVPRAAVAVAALSVLVPVAGALAALPLVDASPEDGTATVAAIQGNVPRLGLDFNAQRRAVLDNHAARTEQLAADVEAGKVPRPDFVLWPENSSDLDPYRNGDARLVIDDAVDAIGVPTVVGSVLSPDTGKLRNSLIQWEPGSGPVATYDKRHVQPFGEYIPMRSFVRIFSADVDRVRRDFGPGHKVGVFDLAGTRVGLATCYEAAFDWAVRDTVTHGARMIAVPSNNATFGRSEMTYQQLAMSRVRAVEHSRSVVVPVTSGVSAMIMPDGRVVEETKMFTPDALVRAMPLRSSQTPATRLGTLPEALLAAIALGALGTVAVRGVRARRRPAAHPED; translated from the coding sequence GTGAGCACCACCATCACCCCCGTCGAACCCGCAGAGCCCCTCCCCGCGCCCGGTGGGCGGCGGTGGCCGCGCCGGTTCCTGCGGCCGGGCGCCGCGACCCTGTCCGGGCTGCTGCTCTTCGCGAGTTTCCCGCCCCGCCCCCTGTGGTGGCTGGCGCTGCCCGGATTCGCCCTGCTCGGCTGGACGCTGCGGGGCCGCCGCCCGCGCGCCGGGTTCGGGCTCGGCTTCCTCGTCGGGCTCGGATTCCTGCTGCCGCTCCTGAAGTGGACGGGTGAGGAGGTCGGCCCGCTCCCCTGGATCGCGCTGGCCGCCGTCTCCGCGCTGTTCGTCGGCGCCGTCGGGACGGGCATCGCCGCCGTGTCGCGGCTGCCGGCGTGGCCGGTGCTCGCGGCGGCCGTGTGGGTCCTCGGCGAGGCCGCGCGCGCCCGGTTCCCGTTCGGCGGCTTCCCCTGGGGAAAGATCGCCTTCGGCCAGGCGGACGGCATGTTCCTGCCGCTCGCGGCCGTCGGCGGTACGCCCGTACTGGGCTTCGCCGTCGTCCTGTGCGGCTTCGGCCTGTACGAGACGGTCCGCCAGGTCCTCGCCCACCGGGAGCGCCGCACCGCCGCCTCCACCGGGGGCGCCGCACGCCCCGTGCCCCGCGCCGCCGTGGCCGTCGCCGCGCTGTCCGTGCTCGTCCCCGTCGCGGGCGCCCTCGCCGCGCTGCCCCTCGTGGACGCCTCACCCGAGGACGGCACCGCGACCGTCGCCGCCATCCAGGGCAACGTCCCCCGCCTCGGACTCGACTTCAACGCCCAGCGCCGCGCCGTACTCGACAACCACGCCGCCCGCACCGAGCAGCTGGCCGCCGACGTCGAGGCGGGCAAGGTGCCGCGGCCGGACTTCGTCCTCTGGCCCGAGAACTCCTCCGACCTCGACCCCTACCGCAACGGCGACGCCCGGCTGGTCATCGACGACGCGGTCGACGCGATCGGCGTACCCACCGTCGTCGGCTCGGTCCTCTCGCCCGACACCGGCAAGCTGCGCAACTCGCTGATCCAGTGGGAGCCGGGCAGCGGCCCCGTCGCGACGTACGACAAACGCCATGTGCAGCCGTTCGGCGAGTACATCCCGATGCGGTCCTTCGTACGGATCTTCAGCGCCGACGTCGACCGGGTACGGCGCGACTTCGGCCCCGGTCACAAGGTCGGTGTGTTCGACCTGGCCGGGACCAGGGTCGGGCTCGCCACCTGCTACGAGGCGGCTTTCGACTGGGCGGTGCGCGACACCGTCACCCACGGCGCCCGGATGATCGCCGTGCCCAGCAACAACGCCACCTTCGGGCGCAGCGAGATGACCTACCAGCAGCTCGCGATGTCCCGTGTCCGGGCCGTCGAGCACAGCCGGTCGGTGGTCGTGCCCGTCACCAGCGGTGTCAGTGCGATGATCATGCCGGACGGCAGGGTGGTCGAGGAGACGAAGATGTTCACCCCCGACGCGCTCGTCCGCGCGATGCCGCTGCGCTCCTCGCAGACGCCCGCGACCCGGCTGGGCACGCTGCCGGAGGCGCTGCTGGCGGCGATCGCCCTCGGCGCTCTCGGTACGGTCGCCGTGCGCGGCGTACGCGCCCGGCGGCGCCCGGCCGCCCACCCCGAGGACTGA
- a CDS encoding NUDIX hydrolase: MGTPDFIKELRATAGHQLLLLPGISAVVFDDEGRVLLGRRADTGAWSIVGGIPEPGEDPATTAEREVYEETAVRCKAERVVLVHALPEPVTYPNGDRCQFLDITLRCRAVGGEARVNDDESLEVGWFSVDALPELGEFARFRIKQALSDGPTWFRPATDV; this comes from the coding sequence ATGGGAACGCCGGACTTCATCAAAGAGCTACGGGCCACCGCCGGGCACCAGTTGCTGCTGCTGCCGGGGATCAGCGCCGTCGTCTTCGACGACGAGGGCCGGGTGCTGCTGGGCAGACGCGCCGACACCGGCGCCTGGTCGATCGTCGGCGGGATCCCGGAGCCGGGGGAGGATCCCGCGACGACGGCGGAGCGCGAGGTGTACGAGGAGACCGCCGTACGCTGCAAGGCCGAGCGCGTCGTCCTCGTCCACGCGCTGCCGGAGCCCGTCACGTACCCCAACGGGGACCGGTGCCAGTTCCTCGACATCACCCTGCGCTGCCGGGCCGTCGGCGGCGAGGCCAGGGTCAACGACGACGAGTCGCTGGAGGTCGGCTGGTTCTCCGTGGACGCGCTGCCCGAGCTGGGGGAGTTCGCCCGGTTCCGGATCAAGCAGGCGCTCTCGGACGGGCCCACCTGGTTCCGGCCCGCGACGGACGTCTGA